A genomic region of Streptosporangium lutulentum contains the following coding sequences:
- a CDS encoding amidohydrolase, with protein sequence MNIAITNGFVVPVDGESINGGTVLIQDGKIVAVAPDAEVTVPAGVTTIDAGGSWVLPGFVEAHGHLGVHEEAEGWAGQDTNEMTDPNGARLRALDAINPADVGFADALSGGVTTAVIKPGSGNPIGGQTVAVKCWGRTVDDMLVRQPVSVKSALGENPKRVYGDQKKLPSTRQGVAAVIRDAFVKAQDYKAKRAHAESEGKPFDRDNTLEILVQVLDGEVPWCQHTHRADDIATALRLADEFGYRLVINHGTEGHLLADVIAERNVPVIIGPLLTSRSKVELRQRSLRNPGILARAGVELAITTDHPVVPIHFLVHQATLAVKEGLDATVALRSITLNPARIMGLDDRVGALKPGLDGDVVIWSGDPLDIMSRALRVFIEGREVYTFSADKGEGEVVDPYYREV encoded by the coding sequence ATGAACATTGCTATTACCAATGGATTTGTCGTACCTGTCGACGGCGAGTCGATCAACGGCGGCACCGTCCTGATCCAGGACGGCAAGATCGTGGCCGTCGCCCCCGACGCCGAGGTCACGGTGCCCGCCGGCGTCACGACGATCGACGCGGGCGGCTCGTGGGTGCTGCCCGGTTTCGTCGAGGCGCACGGCCACCTCGGTGTCCACGAGGAGGCCGAGGGCTGGGCCGGCCAGGACACCAACGAGATGACCGACCCCAACGGAGCCCGGCTGCGCGCCCTCGACGCGATCAACCCGGCGGACGTGGGCTTCGCGGACGCCCTGTCCGGCGGCGTCACCACCGCCGTCATCAAGCCCGGATCGGGCAACCCCATCGGCGGGCAGACGGTCGCCGTCAAGTGCTGGGGCCGTACGGTCGACGACATGCTGGTCCGTCAGCCGGTGAGCGTGAAGAGCGCGCTGGGTGAGAACCCCAAGCGGGTCTACGGCGACCAGAAGAAGCTGCCCTCCACCCGGCAGGGCGTGGCCGCGGTGATCCGCGACGCGTTCGTCAAGGCGCAGGACTACAAGGCCAAGCGGGCGCACGCCGAGAGTGAGGGCAAGCCGTTCGACCGCGACAACACGCTGGAGATCCTCGTCCAGGTGCTCGACGGCGAGGTTCCCTGGTGCCAGCACACGCACCGGGCCGACGACATCGCCACCGCCCTGCGGCTGGCCGACGAGTTCGGCTACCGCCTGGTGATCAACCACGGCACCGAGGGGCACCTGCTCGCCGACGTCATCGCCGAGCGGAACGTTCCGGTGATCATCGGCCCGCTGCTCACCAGCAGGTCGAAGGTGGAGCTGCGCCAGCGGTCGCTGCGCAACCCCGGCATCCTGGCCCGCGCCGGCGTCGAGCTGGCGATCACCACCGACCACCCGGTCGTGCCGATCCACTTCCTCGTGCACCAGGCGACGCTCGCGGTCAAGGAGGGTCTGGACGCCACGGTCGCGCTGCGCTCGATCACGCTGAACCCTGCCAGGATCATGGGCCTGGACGACCGGGTCGGAGCGCTGAAGCCGGGACTGGACGGCGACGTCGTCATCTGGTCGGGCGACCCGCTCGACATCATGAGCCGCGCGCTCCGGGTGTTCATCG
- a CDS encoding ThuA domain-containing protein, translating into MIRDNTAGTMRTWMRLTAMFAVMLGLTAIPIHGTAQASAAPSFKVLGLYSGTWDAAHINFVQDANKWFPQAAAENNFSYTSTNNWSQLNTANLQQYQVVLFLDDLPQTAAQRSAFEQYVRNGGGWMGFHVSAFNTDPQSWSWYHNEFLGTGAFKSNTWGPTSVTLRTEGGTHPSTARLPATFTSSISEWYSWNNDLRNNPNIKILGSVDPSSFPVGTDPNQSWRSGYYPIMWTNKNYKMLYANFGHNDMNYSNNTGLSSTFSSEVQNRFVIDGLKWLGGVTAPPTTPPTDPSDPISPTAWYTLVNSGSGKCVDVRAAAVTSGAAIQQYACNGTLAQRFQVQPTSGGFARINNRNNAAQSIDVTDVSLADGAPLQQWTYGGGNNQQWQAVSEGGGDYHFVSRLSAKCISVPNASTADSVQLVQRTCDGTSAQSFRLTRQS; encoded by the coding sequence ATGATCAGGGACAATACGGCGGGCACGATGCGGACGTGGATGAGGCTGACCGCCATGTTCGCCGTCATGCTCGGCCTCACGGCCATCCCGATCCACGGCACCGCGCAGGCATCGGCCGCTCCGAGCTTCAAGGTGCTCGGTCTCTACAGCGGCACCTGGGACGCGGCCCACATCAACTTCGTGCAGGACGCCAACAAGTGGTTTCCCCAGGCCGCCGCGGAGAACAACTTCTCCTACACCTCGACCAATAACTGGAGCCAGCTGAATACGGCCAACCTCCAGCAGTATCAGGTGGTGCTGTTCCTGGACGACCTGCCCCAGACCGCCGCTCAGCGATCGGCGTTCGAGCAGTACGTGCGCAACGGCGGAGGGTGGATGGGATTCCACGTCTCCGCGTTCAACACCGACCCCCAGAGCTGGTCCTGGTACCACAACGAGTTCCTGGGCACCGGGGCGTTCAAGTCCAACACCTGGGGCCCCACCTCGGTCACCCTGCGCACGGAGGGTGGGACCCACCCCTCCACCGCGCGGCTTCCCGCCACCTTCACCTCCTCGATCAGCGAGTGGTACAGCTGGAACAACGATCTGAGGAACAACCCGAACATCAAGATCCTCGGGTCCGTCGACCCGTCGAGCTTCCCCGTCGGAACGGACCCCAACCAGTCCTGGCGTAGCGGCTACTACCCGATCATGTGGACCAACAAGAACTACAAGATGCTCTACGCGAACTTCGGCCACAACGACATGAACTACAGCAACAACACCGGACTGTCGTCCACCTTCTCCAGCGAGGTGCAGAACCGGTTTGTCATCGACGGCCTGAAGTGGCTGGGCGGTGTGACCGCCCCTCCCACCACTCCCCCCACCGATCCCTCGGACCCCATCTCGCCGACCGCCTGGTACACCCTCGTCAACAGCGGAAGCGGCAAGTGCGTGGACGTCCGCGCTGCGGCCGTGACCAGCGGCGCCGCGATCCAGCAGTACGCCTGCAACGGCACCCTCGCCCAGCGGTTCCAGGTCCAGCCGACCAGTGGCGGCTTCGCGCGGATCAACAACCGCAACAACGCCGCCCAGTCCATCGACGTGACCGACGTCTCCCTGGCCGACGGCGCTCCCCTCCAGCAGTGGACGTACGGCGGCGGCAACAACCAGCAGTGGCAGGCGGTCTCCGAAGGCGGCGGCGACTACCACTTCGTCAGCCGCCTCAGCGCCAAGTGCATCAGCGTGCCGAACGCCTCGACGGCCGACAGCGTCCAGCTGGTGCAGCGGACCTGCGACGGCACCTCCGCGCAGTCGTTCCGGCTCACCCGGCAGTCTTAG
- a CDS encoding SigE family RNA polymerase sigma factor, protein MDRYEGFREFVHARQQSLMRTAYLLTGDTHLAEDLLQTVLTRVASHWPKLARNGNSEAYARKAMVNQYLSWRRRKHVELPSVALPEHGRSHDEVTVRRLALRQALGRLTPRQRAVLVLRFFEDRTQHETAQLMGCSPGTVKSQTHHALSRLRVLAPDLADLLADVPTEVHL, encoded by the coding sequence ATGGACCGTTATGAGGGGTTCCGGGAGTTCGTTCACGCCCGTCAGCAATCGTTGATGCGGACGGCGTACCTTCTCACCGGAGACACCCACCTTGCCGAGGATCTGCTGCAAACGGTCCTCACCAGGGTCGCCTCCCACTGGCCCAAACTCGCCAGAAACGGCAACAGCGAGGCATACGCCCGCAAGGCAATGGTCAACCAGTACCTCTCGTGGCGCAGGCGAAAACACGTCGAGTTACCGAGCGTCGCGCTGCCCGAACACGGCCGCTCGCATGACGAGGTGACCGTACGCCGCCTGGCCCTGCGCCAGGCGCTCGGCAGGCTGACCCCACGCCAGCGCGCGGTGCTCGTCCTGCGCTTCTTCGAAGACCGTACCCAGCACGAGACCGCCCAGCTCATGGGCTGCTCGCCGGGCACGGTCAAGAGCCAGACCCATCACGCGCTCTCGCGACTGCGTGTCCTGGCTCCCGACCTGGCCGACCTGCTCGCCGACGTACCGACGGAGGTGCACCTATGA
- a CDS encoding ABC transporter ATP-binding protein, with translation MAIIEVNGLRKAYGGRPVVDGVSFAVDEGEIFGILGPNGAGKTTTVECVEGLRVPDAGTVRVAGLDPVADHERLTRILGAQLQESELQEKLTVREALELYSAFYPKPVDWRPLAERLGLTDRLTARFGKLSGGQKQRLFIALALVGNPRVVVLDELTTGLDPRARRDTWKLIEDVRASGVTVLLVTHFMEEAQHLCDRVAVVNAGRIVALDAPAALISRAAHSTVISFTPSRPLDDGELATLPAVASVERKDGRLVINGTNETVNAVLSLLARHGITAQELRVADATLDSVFLDLTEQEA, from the coding sequence ATGGCAATCATCGAAGTCAACGGGCTGCGCAAGGCCTACGGAGGCAGGCCCGTCGTCGACGGGGTGTCCTTCGCCGTGGACGAAGGGGAGATCTTCGGGATCCTCGGCCCGAACGGCGCGGGCAAGACGACGACCGTCGAGTGCGTCGAGGGGCTGCGCGTGCCCGACGCCGGCACGGTCCGGGTGGCGGGTCTCGACCCGGTCGCCGACCACGAGCGGCTGACCCGGATTCTCGGCGCGCAACTGCAGGAGAGCGAACTGCAGGAGAAGCTCACCGTGCGCGAGGCGCTGGAGCTCTACAGCGCCTTCTACCCCAAGCCGGTCGACTGGCGGCCCCTCGCCGAGCGGCTCGGTCTCACCGACCGGCTCACCGCCCGCTTCGGCAAACTCTCCGGCGGCCAGAAGCAGCGTCTGTTCATCGCGCTGGCCCTCGTCGGCAATCCCAGGGTCGTCGTGCTCGACGAGCTCACCACGGGCCTGGACCCGCGCGCCCGCCGCGACACCTGGAAGCTGATCGAGGACGTACGGGCCTCGGGCGTGACCGTCCTGCTGGTCACCCACTTCATGGAGGAGGCGCAGCACCTGTGCGATCGCGTCGCCGTGGTCAACGCGGGCAGGATCGTCGCCCTGGACGCCCCGGCGGCCCTCATCAGCCGCGCCGCGCACTCGACCGTCATCTCGTTCACGCCCTCGCGGCCGCTCGACGACGGTGAGCTGGCCACGCTCCCCGCGGTCGCCTCCGTGGAGCGCAAGGACGGACGGCTGGTCATCAACGGAACGAACGAGACCGTCAACGCGGTGCTCTCACTGCTCGCGCGGCATGGGATCACCGCTCAGGAACTGCGCGTCGCCGACGCCACGTTGGACTCCGTTTTCCTCGACCTCACCGAACAGGAGGCCTGA